The genomic region TGCCTCTCTGTGCTTGGTCCATATCTTAACAAGCAGGCGTACCAAATGATTGATTTCCGGAATCAATTCAGGGGGAAGCACGGTTATGTCATTAAGGACAAGGTTATCAAGCGAATGAGACAGATCATAGAAATGAACGACGACCATGTCAACGTCAACAAGCCTTGTCAATGCATGCAGGTTATTCGGCTCAATCAGGATAAGTGAATTTTCAGCTATCTGATACATCCGGTTGTTTACCTGATAGGTAAATGATCCTGAAAGAATAACATGCAGTACATATTCTTTATCTATGAAAGAACCCGAATAGACAATGTCCTTATCCCTTCTGACTTTTTGAGTTTCTATTTCCATTTCATTCAACATCCATATCAGATAGAATATATTCCTCCGGCTCTGAAAACAAGGCAACCTTATGCCTTTTGGGAAAGTATAGTTACTAAGAAAATTTGACCTTACTTATCCGCATGCATCTTTGGTTACTTTCTGAAGTCCTTCCCAGAACCTTAGGTAAAACAAAGAAACCAATTCTTTTTATGACATCCATGATACAATGTAGCCATAAATTTTTTAAAATAATTTTGGATAATTATTCATAGATAGTTTTTATTGACCATCTACCTTTTGTGAAAGACAATTTACGTATTGATGGGAGAAATAACAATGAAATGTATTAGTTTTGAAAAACCTTGGTCAGCTTGCCTAGTAAATAAGGATAAGTATGCTAATGGTGATATTCTGCAAAATCTGTATTCAGTCATCAGTGCAGGCACAGAATTGGCAATTCTATCAGGAAAAGAATCTTGGGCGCCGCTTCCTTTCGTGCCAGGATACGGGGCAGTAGGCAAGATGGTCAACATTGCCCCGGAAAGCCCATATGAAGAGGACAAGGTATATTTCACCTACGGGAAACATCAGGAATTCATCAGACCGGAAACCATTTGCCTTCCCATGGACAGCCAAATGAATCTGATGCATGCGGTCTTTGCCCGGATGGCAGCTGTATCGATCACCTCCATACGTTGCTCCAACATAAGTCTCGGAGATTCCGTCGCTGTTGTCGGAGGGGGGTTGGTAGGTAATTTCGCAGCACAGCTTGCGAGGCTGTCAGGAGCTACGGTGTCATTGATCGACCCATTTGCTTCCAGAAGGCATATAGCACAGCAATGCAATATCACAGATACATTCAAGGACAGCAACGAAGCAATTGAAGCAAAAGGCATAGATCTGTTTGACACAGTAATCGATGCTACAGGCGTACCCTCCGTTGTCATGGATTCGTCACGGCTTGTCGGAAAACACGGAGAATTGATCATATTGGGATCTCCCCGAGGCTCATATACAGCCGATATAACTCCATTCCTTAACCGGAGCCATCTCAGTCCTACGAACATGACAGTAAAAGGTGCACATGAATGGCGCTATCCACTTCATGCAGATACGCAAAAGACATATAAGTTTTCCATTGAGGGAAACCTGAACTATCTGTTCAACGCCATCATAAAAAAAGAATTGCTTATCGAACCTGTCATTACACATGTGATAAAGCCAAGTGAAGCACCCAGAATCTATATTGATTTGAAAAATAATCCTGATGCTTATCTCGGGATAGTCATAGATTGGAGTAAAAAATGAAAAAAGCAACATTGGGAATTATAGGAGCCGGATGGATCGGAGATTGGTATTTTGATGCTTATTCAAGATGTACAGACAGATTTCATTTGGTAGGAGCAGCCGGAAATCCTTCACCGGAAGGATTTGCCCGTTTGGAAAAGAAATGTGCAAAATGGGGTAATATACGACCGTATGCAACGGCAGAGGAACTGATAGCTGATCCTTCGATCCAGGCCATTGCCGTTTTTTCGCCCAATTCCCTTCATTTTGAACAAGTCAAAATGGCCTTGGAAGCCGGAAAACATGTATTGGTGGAAAAACCTGTCACACTGGATGTAAAGCAAGATCTGGAACTTGAAAAACTTGCAGAAAAAAAAGGATTGATCGTATTTCCCGGACATAATTTTGTATATCGGCCCGTAGACGTAGAAGCGAAGAAAATAATTGAAAGCGGCAGATTGGGAAACATTTCCTATGGCTCTTTCCGGGCTTGTCATTTCATTCCTCCGGAACATTCAGCCGGTTGGAGAAAACAAATGCCACTTGCCGGAGGCGGCGCGATGATGGACAGCGGCACACATTTGGTCTATCAATCAATCTACCTGCTCGGCCTGCCAAAATATATCAGTTGTTTCAGCACGAAGAAACATTACCTTGAAATGGACGGTGAGGACACCTGCCTGATTACAGTCCAATATGCATCAGGAACCGTTGCCCAGATATTCCAGTCATGGAGTACCGCAGATGACAGCGCCGCAGAAGTACGTATACAAGGTGACAAGGGTGTCTTGCTGATCAGCGATGCACTGTACTTCAATGGAAAGAAAATCACGGATGACTGTTCATATGCCAATTCTTTTTATCATACGCTTGAAGCATTTTACAACAGCATCGAAACCGCTGAAGCGCCTGTATCAACCATACATGACGCGGCAAACACACTTTCAATGATACAAACAGCTTATCAGGTATCCGGTACAAGAAAAATTGCCGAATACAAGCCTATATAAAGCATGAAATAAAAAACTTAATCAAAGAAAAGGAGGAATCTATGAGAAAAGTTTTTGTTGCCCTTTCAGTTCTTCTGATAATACCTGCTATGGTATTTGCAAACGGTACAACGGAAAGTACAAAGGAAAATGATAACAATTCTGTTACCATGTTGCATTTCAGCAGCCCTGACGTTGCCCATGGCGATGCCAATGCAAAAGCCTTCGCTGCAAGTATGGCTACTTTCCGGAAAGAAAATCCGACCATAACTATCAATGACGAATATATTCATCATGATAATTATGAAATGAAGCTAAAGACTATGATTGCTTCCCAGAGCCTGCCTGATGTGTATTATTCGAAACCGGACCAATTCAGTGTACTTCAGGAAAACAAATTGATTCAGCCAATAACAGACTTGTTGGATGATGACCCTCAGTTCAAGGCAAAATTCAAGGACGGAGCATTCAACGACTTCACTGTTGACGGACAGATATGGGCCATACCATTCCAACTGTCATCAAACCATGTAATCTACTATAACAAGAAACTGTTGAAACAAATCGGCTATGATTCTTTTCCAACCACCATGGATGGTTTCATAGAAATGGGGAAAAAACTTAGGGCGGCAGGAATCGTGCCATGGGTACTTGGAAACAAAGCAGGATGGCCGGCACCTTCCTGTATCCTGAACACCTTGGTATATCGCTATTGTGATGCTTCATGGTTTGACAGCCTCTATCACAATACGGGAGCAAAGTTTACTGATGCATGTTTCGTCAATGCAGCAAAAAAAATGAAAGAGTTCGTAGATGCGGGTCTGTTCAATGCTGATATGAATTCCCTCACTACCAATGATCAGCAGTCAATGTTCAACAACCAAAAGGCGGCAATGTTTGTTGAAGGAGTCTGGGCACTTACACCTGTCATCCAAGGTTTTTCCGGAGATCTCAGTGATGTCGGACTGGCAATTCTGCCACCGGTCAAAGGATATGAAAAATATGGGAACATCGTCGCCGGCGGTGCTGGTTGGGGCGTCTGCATGAATGCACAGATGACGGATGCACATAAGAAAGTAGTCTGGGACTTCATCAAGAAAATGTACAACAGTGAATATGCCCAGGTATCTGCCAGCAATGGAGGTTTCCCTGCAATGAAGGTTGATCTTGACTCCTTGGATGTAAATCCACTGATTGCTGAAATCAACGAGATGGATGTCAAAATGGCTCCGATATTCGATGTCCAATTCACAGGGACAATAGTCGATGTATACTACAATGATTTTCAAAGTATGTTACTTGGCATGATTACTCCTGATGAATATGCAGAACACTGTGAAAAAGCACGATTATCTACCCTTTAGCATAGGGGTATCCAACACCCGTATGCGAGCAACTCGCATACGGGAAGGAGAATAAAGTTGAGTCAAGTATTAAAGACACCAAAGAAAAGTATCCTGATCAGGGTTTTCGCGCCGATACTTATACTTTATTTTTTTGTATTTGTATTCCCTATTTTTTTCTCATTGCGATTCAGTTTCCTGAATTGGACCGGTGGAAGCCGGAAAGATTTCATCGGACTGAAGAACTATGCTGTTTTATTCAAGGACAAGGGTTTTTGGTCTTCCGTCCTGATTACCCTGAAAATTACTGCCATTGTAACTATCGGCCAGGTAGGTCTCGGCCTTATCGTTGCCATACTTCTGGTTACGATGTACGTAGCATGGGGTAGCTTCCACAGGACTGTCATCTTTCTGCCTGTCGTCATCTCACCGGTTGTCGTCGGTTTGGTCTGGTCAATCATCTACAACCATCGTTTCGGTGTACTGACAGCAATATTGACGCATGTATTGCATATACCGGTAGATGCAATTCCCCTATGGCTTGACAACCCTTCCCTGGTCCTATATTCAGTGTGCGTTCCGGTAATCTGGCAATATGTCGGCCTCTATATGATCATGTTGCTGGGAGCCTTGGAAAGCATCCCCAAATCCATCCTGGAAAGCGGACAGATCGATGGCACAAATCAATGGCAGCTGTCTTTCAAGATCATGCTCCCATGTATTTACCCGACTTTCAAGGTTGCCGTCATACTTTGTGTATCAGGGACTTTAAAGATATTTGACCATATTTTCGTCTTGACCGGTGGTGGACCAGCACAAAAGACAATGACTATGTCGCTTTACAACTATCGGCAAAGTTTTGATATGATGAAATTAAGTTACGGCTCGGCCATGGCAATAATCATGATCATCATTTCACTTGCGATAACCTATCTGACCCTGAAAGGCTTGGGAGGGAAACGCTATGAATAAAAGATTTTCATTGTCAAAGCTGATAATCAACATTCTGGTCTTTGCCTTTTCACTATCGTGCCTGTTCCCGATAGTCTGGATGGGGTATACCTCATTGAAGACAAACAAGGAATATATCGCAAGCAGCCTTGCTCTACCAAAGAAGCCAATCATAACCAACTATCAGGAAATATTGGTACAGGCAAAATTCGGACGATACTTCAAGAACAGTTGTATCACAGCCAGCATTACCATCGTCGCTGTCTTGCTCCTGGCTTTTCTTGCCGGTTACTTCTTGTCTCGTTATAGGTTTTCGGGCAGGCGGTTTATTTACGGTTTCTTCATGCTCGGATTGGTAGTACCGACATATGCATGGCTGCTCCCTGTTTTTATCCAGTTCAAGCAAATGGGATTGCTCAACCACTATTGGACACTTTCCCTGCCGTACACTGCGTTTGCATTACCTACCTCGATATTTCTTATCGACAGCTTCGTCCAGAGCATACCCTGTGAGATGGAAGAAGCTGCAATGATCGAGGGAAGCAGCATTTTCCATACAATCCTGGCCATAATATTTCCTTTATGTAAGCCGATTTTGGTAACGGTACTTATACTGACATTCAATAGCTCCTGGAATGAACTGCCTTTCGGACTTGTCCTCATCAACTCAGACAGACTGAGAACCGTTCCCGTTGCGCTGACAATGTTTTCAGGTACGTATACCATTGACTATCCTTATCTGGTCACAGCTCTGGTCATTGCAGTATTTCCTGTGATTATTTT from Spirochaetia bacterium harbors:
- a CDS encoding Gfo/Idh/MocA family oxidoreductase is translated as MKKATLGIIGAGWIGDWYFDAYSRCTDRFHLVGAAGNPSPEGFARLEKKCAKWGNIRPYATAEELIADPSIQAIAVFSPNSLHFEQVKMALEAGKHVLVEKPVTLDVKQDLELEKLAEKKGLIVFPGHNFVYRPVDVEAKKIIESGRLGNISYGSFRACHFIPPEHSAGWRKQMPLAGGGAMMDSGTHLVYQSIYLLGLPKYISCFSTKKHYLEMDGEDTCLITVQYASGTVAQIFQSWSTADDSAAEVRIQGDKGVLLISDALYFNGKKITDDCSYANSFYHTLEAFYNSIETAEAPVSTIHDAANTLSMIQTAYQVSGTRKIAEYKPI
- a CDS encoding carbohydrate ABC transporter permease codes for the protein MNKRFSLSKLIINILVFAFSLSCLFPIVWMGYTSLKTNKEYIASSLALPKKPIITNYQEILVQAKFGRYFKNSCITASITIVAVLLLAFLAGYFLSRYRFSGRRFIYGFFMLGLVVPTYAWLLPVFIQFKQMGLLNHYWTLSLPYTAFALPTSIFLIDSFVQSIPCEMEEAAMIEGSSIFHTILAIIFPLCKPILVTVLILTFNSSWNELPFGLVLINSDRLRTVPVALTMFSGTYTIDYPYLVTALVIAVFPVIIFYCFFSKKIMEGMTAGAVKG
- a CDS encoding sugar ABC transporter permease — protein: MSQVLKTPKKSILIRVFAPILILYFFVFVFPIFFSLRFSFLNWTGGSRKDFIGLKNYAVLFKDKGFWSSVLITLKITAIVTIGQVGLGLIVAILLVTMYVAWGSFHRTVIFLPVVISPVVVGLVWSIIYNHRFGVLTAILTHVLHIPVDAIPLWLDNPSLVLYSVCVPVIWQYVGLYMIMLLGALESIPKSILESGQIDGTNQWQLSFKIMLPCIYPTFKVAVILCVSGTLKIFDHIFVLTGGGPAQKTMTMSLYNYRQSFDMMKLSYGSAMAIIMIIISLAITYLTLKGLGGKRYE
- a CDS encoding zinc-binding dehydrogenase, producing MKCISFEKPWSACLVNKDKYANGDILQNLYSVISAGTELAILSGKESWAPLPFVPGYGAVGKMVNIAPESPYEEDKVYFTYGKHQEFIRPETICLPMDSQMNLMHAVFARMAAVSITSIRCSNISLGDSVAVVGGGLVGNFAAQLARLSGATVSLIDPFASRRHIAQQCNITDTFKDSNEAIEAKGIDLFDTVIDATGVPSVVMDSSRLVGKHGELIILGSPRGSYTADITPFLNRSHLSPTNMTVKGAHEWRYPLHADTQKTYKFSIEGNLNYLFNAIIKKELLIEPVITHVIKPSEAPRIYIDLKNNPDAYLGIVIDWSKK
- a CDS encoding extracellular solute-binding protein, with protein sequence MRKVFVALSVLLIIPAMVFANGTTESTKENDNNSVTMLHFSSPDVAHGDANAKAFAASMATFRKENPTITINDEYIHHDNYEMKLKTMIASQSLPDVYYSKPDQFSVLQENKLIQPITDLLDDDPQFKAKFKDGAFNDFTVDGQIWAIPFQLSSNHVIYYNKKLLKQIGYDSFPTTMDGFIEMGKKLRAAGIVPWVLGNKAGWPAPSCILNTLVYRYCDASWFDSLYHNTGAKFTDACFVNAAKKMKEFVDAGLFNADMNSLTTNDQQSMFNNQKAAMFVEGVWALTPVIQGFSGDLSDVGLAILPPVKGYEKYGNIVAGGAGWGVCMNAQMTDAHKKVVWDFIKKMYNSEYAQVSASNGGFPAMKVDLDSLDVNPLIAEINEMDVKMAPIFDVQFTGTIVDVYYNDFQSMLLGMITPDEYAEHCEKARLSTL